A section of the Alkalihalobacillus sp. LMS39 genome encodes:
- the hemH gene encoding ferrochelatase yields MKKTVGLLVMAYGTPRSLEEIEPYYTHIRRGRKPSPEALQDLTERYEAIGGISPLAKITEEQANKLAEELNNRHSDFNFKVYLGLKHIDPFIEDAVHQMKEDGIEEAISIVLAPHYSTFSVKSYNGRAVEESEKINGPRIYTIDSWYDEPKFIDYWTTQVNKTMEQVADVEKTCVVFSAHSLPERIISMGDPYPDQLQETADLIAEKANITHYTIGWQSAGNTPDPWIGPDVQDLTRDLYNEKGYTAFVYCPVGFVADHLEVLYDNDYECKVVTDELGINYFRPEMPNAKPEFIDCLATVVDKQVEKVRGN; encoded by the coding sequence ATGAAGAAAACAGTCGGATTATTAGTTATGGCTTATGGGACGCCAAGAAGTTTAGAAGAAATTGAACCGTATTACACACATATACGGCGTGGCAGAAAACCTTCTCCAGAAGCACTTCAAGATTTAACAGAGCGCTATGAAGCGATTGGTGGAATTAGTCCACTTGCTAAAATTACGGAAGAACAAGCTAACAAGCTCGCAGAAGAACTAAACAATCGCCATAGTGACTTCAACTTTAAAGTATATTTAGGATTAAAGCATATTGATCCTTTTATTGAAGATGCAGTACATCAAATGAAAGAAGATGGAATCGAAGAAGCGATTAGTATCGTTCTTGCTCCGCACTATTCCACTTTTAGTGTGAAGTCATATAACGGGCGAGCCGTTGAAGAATCAGAGAAAATTAACGGGCCGAGAATTTATACGATCGATAGCTGGTATGATGAGCCAAAGTTTATTGATTATTGGACGACACAAGTTAATAAAACAATGGAACAAGTTGCTGACGTTGAAAAAACATGTGTTGTTTTTTCCGCGCATAGCTTACCAGAGCGAATTATTTCAATGGGTGACCCGTACCCAGACCAATTACAAGAGACAGCAGATTTAATTGCTGAGAAAGCGAATATTACACATTACACGATTGGGTGGCAAAGTGCAGGAAATACACCAGACCCTTGGATTGGACCAGATGTTCAAGATTTAACTAGAGATTTGTATAATGAAAAAGGCTATACAGCTTTTGTTTATTGCCCAGTTGGTTTTGTCGCAGACCATTTAGAAGTATTATATGACAATGATTATGAGTGTAAAGTCGTAACTGATGAACTAGGAATCAATTATTTCAGACCTGAGATGCCCAATGCCAAACCTGAGTTTATTGACTGCTTAGCAACTGTTGTGGATAAGCAAGTTGAGAAAGTCCGAGGAAACTAG
- a CDS encoding ABC transporter ATP-binding protein, giving the protein MAGVQIKNVSKTFLNKEEKTEYTVFENISLDVKPGEFVSLLGPSGCGKSTLLNIVAGLEDASEGVVLVGDKEVKEPGSDRGVVFQEAALMPWLSVLENVMFSLKKKMNKKDAKEKAIEYLKLVHLSKFINSYPHELSGGMKQRVSIARALAMDPEILLMDEPFGALDEQTRTMLHKEVQYIWETTGKTILFVTHNIRESILLSDRIVLMGTRPGGIINIFPVDLPRPRKQSSPEFLELEEKIMEQLAGEIEKVMREEMGDDYNTKKAALLYSSNRDLGDHI; this is encoded by the coding sequence ATGGCTGGAGTGCAAATAAAAAATGTAAGCAAAACATTTTTAAATAAAGAAGAAAAAACAGAATATACCGTTTTCGAAAACATTTCCCTCGATGTAAAACCAGGTGAGTTTGTTTCACTATTAGGACCATCAGGTTGTGGAAAATCAACTTTACTTAATATTGTCGCTGGGTTAGAAGATGCTTCTGAAGGTGTTGTATTAGTTGGAGACAAGGAAGTGAAAGAACCCGGTTCAGATCGTGGTGTCGTATTCCAAGAAGCAGCTTTAATGCCTTGGTTAAGCGTATTAGAAAACGTTATGTTTTCCTTAAAAAAGAAAATGAATAAGAAAGATGCGAAAGAAAAAGCGATTGAGTACTTAAAACTTGTTCATCTCAGTAAATTTATAAACTCTTACCCTCATGAACTATCAGGAGGAATGAAACAACGTGTATCGATTGCCCGAGCACTCGCCATGGACCCAGAAATTTTATTAATGGATGAACCATTTGGTGCCCTTGATGAACAAACACGAACAATGCTTCATAAAGAGGTTCAATACATTTGGGAAACAACAGGAAAAACAATTCTTTTCGTTACACATAATATTCGTGAATCTATTCTTCTATCAGACAGAATTGTCTTAATGGGAACAAGACCTGGAGGCATTATTAATATTTTCCCAGTTGACTTGCCTCGACCAAGAAAACAATCAAGCCCGGAGTTTCTTGAGCTAGAAGAAAAAATCATGGAACAACTTGCCGGAGAGATTGAGAAAGTAATGAGGGAGGAAATGGGCGATGACTACAATACTAAGAAGGCTGCTCTTCTTTATAGCTCTAATCGCGATTTGGGAGATCACATATAG
- the hemE gene encoding uroporphyrinogen decarboxylase: MNQPLFNDNFLKACRKEETSHVPVWYMRQAGRSQPEYREIKEKYSLFEITHQPELCAYVTKLPVDQYNNDAAILYKDIMTPLPAIGVDVEIKTGIGPVIDKPIRSLADVEKLGTINPKEDVPYVLDTIKILREQLTVPLISFSGAPFTLASYMIEGGPSKNYNKTKAFMYAEPTAWHLLMDKLGDMTITYVKDQIKAGAQAIQIFDSWVGTLNVADYRLFVKPIMTRIFSELQKEGVPLIMFGVGASHLVQEWHELDLNVVGLDWRLPIREARAKGVHKAVQGNLDPAILLAPWEVIEERTKEILDAGMETPGFIFNLGHGVFPEVNPATLKKLTAFVHEYTAKS; encoded by the coding sequence ATGAATCAACCATTATTCAATGATAATTTTTTAAAAGCTTGTCGAAAAGAGGAAACAAGTCATGTTCCAGTATGGTATATGAGACAAGCTGGAAGGTCGCAACCAGAGTATAGAGAAATAAAAGAAAAATACTCGTTATTTGAAATTACACATCAACCTGAGCTCTGTGCTTATGTAACAAAATTACCTGTTGACCAATATAACAACGATGCAGCGATTTTATACAAGGACATTATGACGCCATTACCGGCCATTGGAGTCGATGTTGAAATAAAAACAGGCATTGGCCCTGTGATTGACAAACCGATTCGCTCATTAGCGGATGTTGAAAAACTTGGAACGATTAATCCGAAAGAAGATGTTCCTTATGTCCTAGATACAATTAAAATACTGCGCGAACAGTTAACAGTGCCACTGATTAGCTTTAGTGGAGCGCCATTCACTTTAGCAAGTTATATGATTGAAGGGGGACCTTCAAAAAACTATAACAAAACAAAAGCCTTTATGTATGCCGAGCCTACAGCATGGCATCTTTTAATGGACAAACTTGGGGATATGACGATTACATATGTAAAAGACCAAATTAAAGCTGGCGCACAAGCGATTCAAATCTTTGATTCTTGGGTAGGGACGTTAAATGTAGCTGACTATCGTTTATTTGTTAAACCGATTATGACACGAATTTTTTCTGAACTTCAAAAAGAAGGTGTCCCATTAATTATGTTTGGTGTCGGTGCAAGTCATCTAGTTCAAGAGTGGCATGAATTAGACCTTAATGTTGTCGGACTTGATTGGAGACTTCCGATTCGAGAGGCACGAGCAAAAGGAGTTCATAAAGCCGTACAAGGAAATTTAGACCCTGCGATTTTATTGGCCCCATGGGAAGTTATCGAAGAAAGAACGAAAGAAATTTTAGATGCTGGTATGGAAACACCTGGATTTATATTTAATTTAGGCCACGGTGTATTCCCAGAAGTCAATCCAGCTACGTTGAAGAAATTGACCGCTTTTGTTCATGAATATACAGCAAAATCATAG
- the pheA gene encoding prephenate dehydratase yields the protein MRTIGYLGPKGTFTEMAVQALFPKEKAVSYTTIPNCMDAVSNDSVDIAVVPLENAIEGSVNVTLDYIIHKHTLPIVGEIIVPIEQQLLVNNQNKEEWSAVEAIYSHPHAIAQCHDFLRNVLPNARIQYMNSTGAAAQYVNEHPEEKAAAIANELAANVYDLSIVERNIHDYGNNRTRFVLLAKETEKLSSPLYVGDKTTMMFTLPTDFSGALHQVLSAFAWRKLNLSKIESRPMKTGLGNYYFVIDVEHVLDDVLIPGVMAELEALGCGVRVLGSYPCYSLNKEKDPVPK from the coding sequence ATGAGAACGATTGGCTATTTAGGACCAAAAGGAACGTTCACAGAAATGGCTGTGCAAGCTTTGTTTCCGAAAGAGAAGGCCGTCTCTTATACAACAATTCCAAATTGTATGGACGCTGTTTCAAACGATTCGGTTGATATTGCCGTTGTCCCTCTAGAAAATGCGATTGAGGGGTCAGTAAATGTAACGTTGGATTATATTATTCATAAACATACATTGCCGATTGTTGGAGAAATCATTGTTCCCATTGAGCAACAACTGTTAGTAAACAATCAAAATAAAGAAGAGTGGAGTGCTGTAGAAGCGATATACTCCCACCCTCATGCGATTGCTCAATGTCATGATTTTTTACGCAATGTTCTTCCAAATGCGAGAATTCAGTATATGAATTCAACAGGGGCAGCAGCACAATATGTGAATGAACACCCAGAGGAAAAAGCAGCAGCGATTGCGAACGAGTTGGCGGCTAACGTGTATGACCTTTCAATTGTGGAACGAAATATTCATGATTACGGGAATAATCGAACAAGGTTTGTTTTACTAGCAAAAGAAACAGAAAAGCTGTCATCACCATTATATGTAGGAGATAAAACAACGATGATGTTTACGCTCCCTACTGATTTTTCTGGGGCGCTTCATCAAGTATTATCTGCCTTTGCCTGGAGAAAATTAAACTTATCGAAAATAGAATCTCGTCCAATGAAAACAGGCTTAGGAAATTATTATTTCGTTATTGATGTGGAGCATGTTTTGGATGACGTGCTAATCCCAGGTGTAATGGCAGAGTTGGAAGCACTTGGTTGTGGGGTTCGCGTCTTAGGGAGTTATCCTTGTTATTCATTAAACAAAGAAAAAGACCCAGTTCCTAAATAA
- the hemY gene encoding protoporphyrinogen oxidase: MNGEKKRVAIIGGGITGLTVAFYLQKEMEAKGLPIEYKLYESSERLGGKIQTDYTDGFVIEKGPDSFLERKQSAARLAKAVGLEKELLNNDTGQAYILKEKKLFPVPGGSVMGIPTELTPFATTTLFSPIGKVRAAADLILPRRSNATEDQSLGTFFRHRLGDEVVDYLIEPLLSGIYAGDIDKLSLMATFPQFHQVEQKYRSLILGMKKGKTKQPNTGKKAGMFLSLKGGLQSLVDAIEYHLKTDAVEKNTSVQHLKKNDNDTYDLQLADGRTETFDYVVLTTPHQVSLSLLSQYNVMDSFEDMPSTSVATVAMAFPESAIKEDLDGTGFVVSKKGDYDITACTWTHKKWRHTAPEGYALLRCYVGRFGDEAIVFEQDDEIVKKVLRDLTSIIKVEGEPLFYQITRWENAMPQYIVGHKERVEKAKKAVQETLPGVVITGASYEGLGIPDCIDQGEAVVRDLVARFT; this comes from the coding sequence GTGAATGGAGAAAAAAAACGGGTTGCCATTATTGGTGGAGGGATTACAGGTTTAACGGTCGCGTTTTATTTACAAAAAGAAATGGAAGCGAAAGGCTTACCGATAGAATATAAGTTATATGAATCATCTGAACGATTAGGTGGAAAAATTCAAACCGATTATACAGATGGATTTGTGATTGAAAAAGGACCTGATTCTTTTTTAGAACGGAAACAAAGTGCAGCTCGACTCGCGAAAGCAGTCGGGCTTGAAAAAGAATTGCTTAACAATGATACGGGGCAGGCTTATATTCTTAAAGAGAAAAAACTTTTCCCTGTTCCTGGTGGCTCTGTCATGGGCATTCCAACTGAACTTACACCATTTGCAACAACAACTCTTTTTAGCCCGATAGGAAAGGTGAGAGCAGCGGCTGATCTGATTTTACCGAGAAGAAGCAATGCAACAGAGGACCAGTCATTAGGGACGTTTTTTCGGCATCGATTAGGAGATGAGGTTGTCGATTATCTCATTGAACCACTCCTTTCCGGAATTTACGCTGGAGATATTGATAAATTAAGCTTAATGGCAACATTTCCACAGTTTCATCAAGTCGAACAAAAGTATCGTAGTTTAATTTTAGGGATGAAAAAGGGCAAAACGAAACAACCGAATACAGGAAAAAAGGCGGGCATGTTTTTGTCTCTTAAAGGTGGCTTGCAATCATTAGTGGATGCGATTGAATACCATTTAAAAACAGATGCGGTCGAAAAAAATACATCGGTCCAACATCTTAAGAAAAATGACAATGACACATACGACTTACAATTAGCAGACGGTAGAACAGAAACATTTGATTATGTTGTACTTACGACACCACATCAAGTTTCGCTTTCCCTGTTGTCCCAATACAATGTGATGGATAGCTTTGAAGATATGCCATCTACATCTGTAGCCACTGTCGCGATGGCGTTCCCAGAATCAGCGATAAAGGAAGATTTGGATGGAACAGGCTTTGTCGTTTCTAAAAAAGGAGACTACGACATTACCGCCTGTACTTGGACCCATAAAAAATGGAGACATACAGCACCAGAAGGGTACGCCTTACTCCGTTGTTATGTGGGTCGATTTGGAGACGAAGCGATCGTATTTGAACAGGACGATGAGATAGTAAAGAAAGTCCTACGAGATTTAACCTCGATTATTAAAGTCGAAGGTGAACCATTGTTTTATCAAATTACGAGATGGGAAAATGCAATGCCACAATATATTGTCGGTCATAAAGAAAGAGTGGAGAAAGCCAAAAAAGCAGTGCAAGAAACATTGCCAGGTGTTGTGATAACAGGAGCCTCTTATGAAGGACTAGGTATTCCTGATTGTATTGATCAAGGAGAAGCCGTAGTCCGCGATCTTGTCGCTCGTTTCACATAA
- a CDS encoding transcription repressor NadR gives MAEKRKKVLGEERRELILQWLLQSTTPITGNELAERTNVSRQVIVQDISILKARNHSILATAQGYMYLKYQGEEQVLKRRIACQHRPEETEQELMILVDHGVTVKDVMVEHPIYGDLTASLMLSNRRDVHLFLTKMKSTNASLLSELTDGVHLHTIEAETNEQLDDATNALKQAGFLLSITE, from the coding sequence ATGGCAGAGAAAAGGAAAAAAGTGTTAGGAGAAGAACGGCGAGAATTGATTTTACAGTGGCTTTTGCAGAGTACAACACCAATAACGGGTAACGAACTAGCCGAAAGAACAAATGTGAGCCGACAAGTCATCGTTCAAGACATTTCGATATTAAAAGCGAGAAATCACTCTATTTTAGCGACTGCTCAAGGATATATGTATTTAAAGTATCAAGGAGAAGAACAAGTGCTCAAAAGAAGAATTGCTTGTCAGCACCGTCCTGAAGAGACAGAACAAGAATTAATGATTCTTGTTGATCATGGCGTCACGGTTAAAGATGTGATGGTAGAGCATCCAATCTACGGTGATTTAACCGCTTCTTTGATGCTATCTAATCGAAGAGATGTTCATCTTTTTTTAACAAAGATGAAATCTACAAACGCTTCTCTCTTATCTGAACTCACAGATGGCGTTCACTTGCATACCATCGAAGCAGAAACAAATGAGCAATTAGACGATGCAACAAACGCATTAAAGCAAGCTGGTTTTTTACTATCCATTACTGAATAA
- a CDS encoding ACT domain-containing protein, whose product MSEELDKFYLVREDMLSEAMVKTLEAKAMLQSGKAKKISEAVHAVGISRSAYYKYKDGIFPFHSIVKEQIITLSIHLEDRAGALSQLLTVVAQSKANVLTINQTIPLKGSANITLSIDISPLTETVSIFVQKINELDAVEKVEIIGSGV is encoded by the coding sequence ATGTCAGAGGAATTGGATAAGTTTTATCTTGTTAGAGAAGATATGTTATCAGAAGCAATGGTGAAAACGTTAGAGGCAAAAGCGATGCTTCAGTCTGGAAAGGCGAAAAAAATTAGTGAAGCTGTTCATGCTGTAGGTATCAGTCGAAGTGCTTATTATAAATACAAAGACGGTATTTTTCCTTTTCATAGTATTGTTAAAGAACAAATTATTACGCTTTCCATCCATTTAGAGGACAGGGCGGGTGCTTTGTCGCAATTATTAACAGTTGTAGCTCAAAGTAAAGCGAATGTATTAACAATTAACCAAACGATTCCGCTAAAAGGAAGTGCAAATATTACGTTATCCATCGATATTTCCCCACTAACAGAGACAGTGAGTATTTTTGTACAAAAAATAAATGAGCTTGATGCGGTTGAGAAAGTGGAGATTATTGGTTCAGGAGTTTAA
- a CDS encoding sporulation initiation phosphotransferase B, which produces MTKKWDVVDLLRHSRHDWLNVIQLIKGNIALHRLERVDEIIDEIIQKAQNESKLSDLKIPALASELLTINWENHLYEIELEVIGDVQDLSAYEQSLQVWCKNFFSLLDDVCSNSCENQLLLTFYLVEDDLSVSFDFQGEIQNQAIIKDWIRANDKTGTNMTIKEFVVNSEEVLLTLALVK; this is translated from the coding sequence ATGACGAAGAAATGGGATGTTGTAGATTTATTGCGCCATTCTCGTCACGATTGGTTGAATGTCATTCAATTAATTAAGGGGAATATCGCATTACATCGACTTGAGCGTGTTGATGAAATTATCGATGAAATTATTCAAAAGGCGCAGAATGAGAGCAAATTAAGTGATCTTAAAATTCCTGCGTTAGCTAGCGAATTATTAACGATAAATTGGGAAAACCATTTATATGAAATAGAGCTTGAAGTAATCGGAGACGTCCAAGATTTATCTGCATATGAACAGTCACTGCAAGTTTGGTGTAAAAATTTTTTTTCCTTATTAGACGACGTATGTAGCAATAGTTGCGAGAATCAATTATTACTGACGTTTTATTTAGTAGAAGATGACTTGAGTGTTTCTTTTGATTTTCAAGGGGAGATTCAAAATCAAGCCATCATAAAAGATTGGATAAGAGCAAACGACAAGACTGGAACGAACATGACCATAAAGGAATTTGTAGTTAATTCGGAAGAAGTATTACTTACGTTAGCTCTTGTGAAGTAA
- the obgE gene encoding GTPase ObgE, translated as MFIDKVKVFVKGGDGGNGMVAYRREKYVPKGGPAGGDGGKGADVVFEVDEGLRTLMDFRYQRHFKASRGEHGRPKNQHGKNADPMIVRVPPGTTVIDEETKGTIADLTVHGQQAVIAKGGRGGRGNSRFATATNPAPEIAENGEPGIEREVVLELKVLADVGLVGFPSVGKSTLLSVVTSAKPKIADYHFTTITPNLGVVETDDGRSFVMADLPGLIEGAHQGVGLGHQFLRHIERTRVIVHVIDMSALEGRDPYDDFVKINDELKQYNLRLLERPQIIVANKMDMPEAEEHLKQFKEKLTEDLPIFPISAVTRQGLRQLLLAVADKIEVTPEFPLYEKEELQTRVVYRHEKQEDPFIITRDDDGAFVISGEQIEKLFKMTDITRDESIKRFSRQLRGMGVDDKLRERGAKDGDIVRLLEFEFEFIE; from the coding sequence ATGTTTATTGATAAGGTAAAGGTATTTGTTAAAGGTGGCGATGGAGGCAACGGGATGGTTGCTTATCGCAGAGAGAAATATGTTCCTAAAGGTGGACCAGCTGGCGGAGATGGTGGGAAAGGAGCCGATGTTGTCTTTGAAGTTGACGAAGGTTTAAGAACCTTAATGGATTTTCGGTACCAACGTCATTTTAAAGCTTCTCGAGGTGAACATGGACGTCCGAAAAATCAGCATGGTAAAAATGCAGACCCGATGATTGTTCGCGTTCCTCCAGGGACTACGGTCATTGATGAAGAAACAAAAGGAACGATTGCAGATTTAACTGTCCATGGCCAGCAAGCTGTTATTGCGAAAGGTGGCCGTGGGGGTCGTGGGAATTCCCGCTTTGCTACAGCGACAAATCCAGCACCAGAAATTGCTGAAAATGGAGAACCTGGTATAGAAAGAGAAGTTGTGCTTGAGTTAAAAGTGTTAGCTGATGTTGGGTTAGTCGGATTTCCGAGTGTTGGAAAATCAACATTGCTTTCAGTTGTAACTTCAGCAAAGCCGAAAATTGCGGATTATCATTTTACGACGATTACACCGAATCTAGGTGTTGTTGAAACAGATGATGGACGTAGCTTTGTTATGGCAGACCTCCCTGGTTTAATTGAAGGGGCCCATCAAGGAGTAGGGCTTGGCCATCAATTTCTGCGTCACATTGAAAGAACACGAGTCATCGTTCATGTCATTGATATGTCGGCTTTAGAAGGAAGAGACCCATACGATGATTTTGTTAAAATTAATGATGAGTTAAAGCAGTATAATTTAAGATTATTAGAGCGTCCGCAAATTATTGTCGCAAATAAAATGGACATGCCAGAGGCAGAAGAACACTTAAAGCAATTTAAAGAAAAGCTAACAGAAGACTTACCGATTTTTCCAATCTCAGCAGTAACAAGACAAGGACTTCGTCAATTGCTATTAGCTGTAGCGGATAAAATTGAAGTGACTCCTGAATTTCCGTTATATGAAAAAGAGGAGTTACAAACAAGAGTGGTTTATCGCCATGAAAAACAAGAGGATCCATTTATCATAACAAGAGATGATGACGGTGCTTTTGTTATTTCTGGGGAACAGATTGAAAAGTTATTTAAAATGACCGACATTACACGTGATGAGTCGATTAAACGGTTTTCAAGACAGTTACGCGGAATGGGTGTCGACGATAAACTTCGTGAGCGTGGTGCGAAAGACGGAGATATTGTACGATTATTAGAATTTGAATTCGAATTTATTGAGTAA
- a CDS encoding aliphatic sulfonate ABC transporter substrate-binding protein has product MKKGLLILAIAFVGLLTACGTGSTGSSEAGKDSVNIGYFPNLDHAAGIVGKEKGFFDDELGEVEATYIDFPNGNDFIEALDAGTLDIGYVGPGPAINYYLRGGDVVILSAAANGATLIVARDGSGIEELADFDGKSFCTPGNGCTHNVQLEAMLKELGLESNRVGGTVEHQPRVAPANMVVMFEQGQIDATAAPEPWGTYLVEELGAKVVTEWNDVFLGERLASVVLVSTKEFVENNPDIVDAVLKGHIQSVEYAQNNEEDTLQTINDALYNLTQQRLPDSVLTNAWQRMAVTTETHADALQAWADASYDLQFIKDDPNLDGFVDTSRLDALLNK; this is encoded by the coding sequence ATGAAAAAAGGATTACTTATTTTAGCGATTGCGTTTGTCGGATTGTTAACAGCTTGTGGCACTGGTTCAACTGGTAGTTCAGAGGCTGGGAAAGACTCTGTAAATATCGGTTATTTTCCAAATCTTGACCATGCTGCTGGGATTGTAGGAAAAGAAAAAGGCTTTTTTGATGATGAACTAGGTGAAGTCGAAGCAACATATATTGACTTTCCAAATGGAAACGACTTTATTGAAGCATTAGATGCGGGAACATTAGATATTGGTTATGTTGGTCCTGGCCCTGCGATTAACTATTATTTACGTGGTGGCGATGTTGTCATCTTAAGTGCAGCTGCCAATGGTGCCACTCTTATCGTTGCGCGTGACGGTTCTGGGATTGAAGAATTAGCAGACTTTGATGGCAAATCTTTTTGTACACCTGGAAATGGATGTACTCACAATGTTCAGTTAGAAGCAATGTTAAAAGAATTAGGTCTCGAATCTAACCGTGTTGGCGGTACGGTAGAGCACCAACCACGTGTAGCCCCTGCCAATATGGTTGTCATGTTTGAACAAGGCCAAATTGACGCTACTGCGGCTCCAGAACCATGGGGAACGTATTTAGTAGAAGAATTAGGCGCGAAAGTCGTAACAGAGTGGAACGATGTGTTTCTAGGCGAAAGATTAGCGAGTGTTGTATTAGTATCAACAAAAGAATTTGTTGAAAACAACCCTGACATTGTCGATGCAGTATTAAAAGGACATATCCAGTCTGTTGAATATGCACAAAACAATGAAGAAGATACGTTACAAACGATTAATGATGCCTTATACAACTTAACACAACAACGCCTGCCAGACTCTGTGTTAACAAATGCATGGCAACGTATGGCTGTGACAACAGAAACACATGCTGACGCTCTTCAAGCATGGGCAGATGCTTCATATGACTTACAATTCATTAAAGATGATCCGAATTTAGATGGCTTTGTTGATACATCTAGATTAGATGCATTATTAAACAAATAA
- a CDS encoding ABC transporter permease: protein MTTILRRLLFFIALIAIWEITYRLNLSYQFFSVMMFPSPTGTVVQLYRGFFETGILLHALTTSIQRIAIGFTVAILIGSALGILLARSKLADETLGSLVIALQSVPSIVWLPIALMFFAGSDMAIIFIVLLGGTWAMTLNMRMGIKNVQPILIKAARTMGYKRSELVWKVMIPASIPSALTGARLAWAFGWRALMAGELLGTGGLGRTLLNAKDMFNMDLVIAIMVIIAIIGLTVEYLLFNKIEKRILTRWGLSKTS from the coding sequence ATGACTACAATACTAAGAAGGCTGCTCTTCTTTATAGCTCTAATCGCGATTTGGGAGATCACATATAGACTAAATTTATCGTACCAGTTTTTCTCTGTCATGATGTTCCCATCTCCAACTGGTACAGTCGTTCAATTATACCGTGGATTCTTTGAAACTGGTATTCTATTACACGCTTTAACAACGAGTATTCAACGAATTGCGATTGGCTTTACTGTCGCCATTTTAATCGGCTCTGCACTAGGGATTTTGCTCGCCCGCTCGAAACTAGCTGATGAAACTCTTGGCTCACTCGTCATCGCCTTGCAATCTGTTCCGAGTATTGTATGGTTGCCCATTGCTTTAATGTTTTTTGCTGGAAGTGATATGGCGATTATTTTTATCGTGTTGCTTGGCGGAACATGGGCCATGACATTAAATATGCGAATGGGCATAAAAAATGTTCAGCCGATATTAATTAAAGCGGCGAGAACGATGGGCTATAAACGGTCCGAACTCGTTTGGAAAGTGATGATTCCCGCCTCTATTCCTTCCGCCCTAACTGGAGCAAGACTTGCTTGGGCTTTTGGCTGGCGAGCGTTAATGGCTGGGGAGCTGTTAGGTACAGGTGGCTTAGGGCGAACTCTTCTTAATGCAAAAGATATGTTTAATATGGATTTAGTTATCGCCATTATGGTCATTATCGCCATTATCGGTTTAACTGTAGAATATTTACTGTTTAATAAAATTGAAAAACGAATCCTTACTCGCTGGGGATTATCAAAAACATCATAA